One segment of Methylocella silvestris BL2 DNA contains the following:
- a CDS encoding NAD(P)-dependent oxidoreductase has protein sequence MHIAFLGLGNMGSAMVRNLVKNGHRVVAWNRSYEPTKPIHALGVAIERTPADACKDADIAITMLADDGAAEAVTLGKDGLIEGLAEGAVHVSMSTISVALSDKFTEAHAARGQLYAAAPVFGRPEAAEAQKLFIAAAGKPDAIAKITPALESVGQKIFVMGEEPAQANLVKLTGNFLITCVIESLAEAFALTAKGGIETQKVFELLTESLFSAPVYKTYGGLILEGKFSPPGFKMPLGQKDNRLLQQAAEKLEVPLPFAAIIRDRFLAARANGDSELDWSAIAKRAAEDAGFEVK, from the coding sequence ATGCATATTGCGTTTCTGGGGCTTGGCAACATGGGCAGCGCCATGGTCCGCAATCTCGTGAAAAACGGACATAGGGTCGTTGCCTGGAACCGCAGCTACGAGCCGACGAAGCCGATCCATGCGCTTGGCGTCGCCATCGAGCGCACGCCGGCCGACGCCTGCAAGGACGCCGACATCGCCATCACCATGCTCGCCGACGACGGCGCCGCCGAAGCCGTGACGCTTGGCAAGGACGGGCTGATCGAGGGGCTGGCCGAAGGCGCCGTCCATGTCTCGATGAGCACCATTTCGGTGGCGCTGTCAGACAAATTTACCGAGGCGCATGCGGCGCGCGGGCAGCTTTATGCGGCCGCGCCGGTGTTCGGCCGGCCCGAGGCGGCGGAAGCGCAAAAGCTTTTTATCGCCGCGGCGGGCAAGCCGGATGCGATTGCGAAAATCACGCCCGCGCTGGAATCGGTCGGCCAAAAAATCTTTGTCATGGGCGAGGAGCCGGCGCAGGCCAATCTTGTCAAACTCACGGGCAATTTTCTGATTACCTGCGTCATAGAAAGCCTCGCCGAAGCCTTTGCGCTAACCGCCAAGGGTGGAATTGAAACGCAGAAGGTTTTCGAGCTGTTAACCGAATCGCTGTTTTCCGCACCGGTCTACAAAACCTATGGCGGGTTGATACTGGAAGGCAAGTTTTCGCCGCCCGGCTTTAAAATGCCGCTCGGCCAGAAGGACAACAGGCTGTTGCAGCAGGCGGCGGAAAAGCTCGAAGTCCCGCTGCCCTTCGCCGCCATTATCCGCGATCGCTTTCTCGCTGCGAGAGCCAATGGCGACAGCGAGCTCGACTGGTCGGCGATCGCAAAACGCGCCGCGGAGGACGCCGGGTTCGAGGTGAAGTGA
- a CDS encoding DUF805 domain-containing protein: MTEFWNYYLSALRKYAVFTGRASRAEFWGFVLIYFLICIAALILDRLLGTAGWRSGLFLSIAEIGQLLPLIAVSVRRLHDTDRTGWWQLLMLSGIGLLLLIFFYSERGALAPNRFGLPPTGASSLL, from the coding sequence ATGACGGAATTTTGGAATTACTATCTTAGCGCCCTGCGCAAATACGCCGTCTTCACCGGGCGCGCCTCGCGCGCGGAGTTTTGGGGCTTTGTACTCATCTATTTCCTGATCTGCATCGCGGCGCTCATCCTCGATCGCCTGCTGGGAACGGCCGGCTGGCGATCCGGCCTCTTTCTCAGCATCGCCGAGATCGGGCAGCTGCTGCCGTTGATCGCCGTTTCGGTGCGGCGGCTGCACGATACCGACCGCACCGGCTGGTGGCAGCTCCTGATGCTGAGCGGCATCGGGCTGCTGCTTCTCATCTTCTTCTATTCGGAACGCGGCGCGCTGGCGCCCAACCGTTTCGGTCTTCCGCCGACAGGAGCGTCTTCTCTCCTCTGA
- the panE gene encoding 2-dehydropantoate 2-reductase, which produces MRILVVGAGAIGGYFGARLLKAGRDVTFLVRAKRAAQLAAIGLIVKSPFGDIDWPAPPTISADRLAKNFDLIILSCKAYDLDGAIESFAPAVGPGALILPLLNGMRHLDALDQSFGAEQVLGGLCSISTTLDAEGRIHHFGNFHNLAYGARSVGQAERVASIGAALSNAGFDERRSDKIALEMWEKWTFIAAAASITCLMRAAAGDIAAAGASDLAIATLDECAGIAADNGYAPREPSIIRGRTMLTAPGSEFVASMLRDVERGAPTEADHIIGDLLQRSKAEPDPFSLLRIAYAHLKAYEARRAREAQKA; this is translated from the coding sequence ATGCGCATACTCGTGGTTGGCGCGGGCGCCATTGGCGGCTATTTCGGCGCCCGTCTCTTAAAGGCCGGCCGCGACGTGACCTTCCTGGTGCGGGCGAAACGCGCGGCGCAGCTCGCGGCGATCGGCCTGATCGTCAAGAGCCCGTTCGGCGACATCGATTGGCCGGCGCCCCCAACCATTTCCGCCGATCGGTTGGCCAAGAATTTCGACCTCATTATCTTATCCTGCAAAGCCTATGATCTCGACGGCGCAATCGAATCCTTCGCGCCCGCCGTCGGTCCCGGCGCTTTGATCCTGCCCCTGTTGAACGGCATGCGCCACCTCGACGCGCTCGACCAAAGCTTTGGCGCAGAGCAAGTGCTCGGCGGCCTCTGTTCGATCTCGACGACGCTCGACGCCGAAGGCCGCATCCATCATTTCGGCAATTTTCACAATCTGGCTTACGGCGCGCGCAGCGTCGGGCAGGCGGAGCGGGTCGCTTCCATTGGCGCGGCGCTCTCGAACGCCGGTTTCGACGAGCGCCGCAGCGACAAGATCGCGCTGGAAATGTGGGAGAAGTGGACGTTCATCGCCGCCGCCGCGAGCATTACCTGCCTCATGCGCGCCGCCGCCGGCGACATCGCCGCCGCGGGCGCCTCGGACCTCGCCATCGCCACGCTCGATGAATGCGCGGGGATCGCCGCCGACAATGGCTATGCGCCGCGGGAGCCGTCAATCATCCGCGGCCGCACCATGCTGACCGCGCCGGGATCGGAATTTGTCGCCTCCATGCTGCGCGACGTCGAGCGCGGGGCGCCGACCGAGGCCGACCACATCATCGGCGATCTTTTGCAGCGAAGCAAAGCCGAACCCGACCCTTTTTCGCTGCTCCGCATCGCCTATGCGCATCTGAAAGCCTATGAGGCGCGACGCGCGCGCGAAGCACAGAAGGCATAG
- a CDS encoding putative urea ABC transporter substrate-binding protein: MLPTKKLISLCLGAALLFGAANAAFAAPKKEFKLAWSIYVGWMPWQWADETGIVKKWADKYGIKIDVVQFNDYVESINQYTAGAFDALTVTNMDTVAVPGVGGVDSTAVIIGDFSNGNDAVILKDKTSLKDVKGQKINLVQFSVSHYLLARALDSIGLKERDVTVVNTSDADMAAAFATPEVTAVTTWNPIVSEILKRKDAHNVFNSSQIPGEIMDLAIANTKTLEDNPDFGKALAGIWYETMGIMSANTPAGEAAREAMGKASGTDLAGFESQLKTTRMFFTPGDATAFAKSAALPKTTKLVNEFLFEHGLLGDNAKSAEVIGVKFPDGSVFGDPNKIGLRFVTTYMDSAAAAAKN, from the coding sequence ATGTTGCCGACGAAAAAGCTCATTTCCCTTTGTCTTGGCGCTGCGCTTCTCTTCGGAGCCGCAAACGCCGCATTCGCCGCGCCGAAGAAAGAGTTCAAGCTCGCCTGGTCGATCTATGTCGGCTGGATGCCGTGGCAATGGGCCGACGAGACGGGAATCGTCAAGAAATGGGCCGATAAATACGGCATCAAGATCGACGTCGTTCAGTTCAACGATTATGTCGAATCGATCAACCAATACACCGCCGGCGCCTTCGACGCCCTGACCGTCACCAACATGGACACTGTGGCTGTGCCCGGAGTTGGCGGCGTGGATTCGACCGCTGTCATCATCGGCGACTTCTCGAACGGCAACGACGCCGTTATCTTGAAGGACAAGACGAGCCTCAAGGACGTCAAGGGCCAGAAGATCAATCTCGTCCAGTTCTCGGTGTCGCATTATCTGCTCGCGCGGGCGCTGGATTCGATCGGCCTCAAGGAGCGCGACGTGACGGTGGTCAACACCTCCGACGCCGACATGGCCGCCGCTTTCGCCACTCCGGAGGTCACGGCCGTCACGACCTGGAATCCGATCGTCTCCGAAATCCTCAAGCGCAAGGACGCCCACAACGTTTTCAACTCGAGCCAGATTCCGGGCGAGATTATGGACCTTGCCATCGCCAACACCAAGACGCTGGAAGACAACCCGGATTTCGGCAAGGCGCTGGCCGGGATCTGGTATGAAACCATGGGGATCATGAGCGCCAACACGCCTGCCGGCGAGGCGGCGCGCGAAGCGATGGGCAAGGCCTCCGGCACGGATCTCGCCGGGTTTGAGTCGCAACTCAAGACGACGCGCATGTTCTTCACGCCGGGCGACGCCACGGCCTTCGCCAAGAGCGCGGCGCTGCCGAAGACGACAAAGCTCGTCAATGAGTTTTTGTTCGAGCACGGACTGCTCGGCGACAACGCCAAGAGCGCCGAAGTCATCGGCGTAAAATTCCCGGACGGCTCCGTGTTTGGCGATCCGAACAAGATCGGCTTGCGCTTCGTCACCACCTATATGGACTCAGCCGCCGCGGCCGCGAAGAACTAG
- a CDS encoding ABC transporter permease has product MRLLSLRPGRGANLLLPAIPFILLILAYTIGSAVRHAGNPDDKLLPGLDALVAAVQRVAFSPDKRTGEYLLWSDTLASLTRLCAGLAIATVTSCVIGLTVGLLPYLRVLLTPFIAVLSMIPPLAILPILFIMFGLGEASKIVLIVIGIAPFMTRDLALRVSELPAEQLIKAQTLGATTWQILTRVVAPQMMPRLIDSVRLSLGAAWLYLIAAEAIASESGLGFRIFLMRRYLAMDVILPYVAWITFLAFLFDFILRRLQGGLYPWFAGARAK; this is encoded by the coding sequence ATGCGGCTGCTCTCGCTTCGCCCTGGCCGGGGAGCAAACCTCCTGCTCCCCGCGATCCCCTTCATCTTGTTGATCCTCGCCTACACGATCGGGTCGGCGGTCCGGCACGCCGGCAATCCGGACGACAAGCTTCTGCCCGGCCTTGACGCTCTTGTCGCGGCCGTGCAGCGGGTCGCTTTCTCGCCCGACAAGCGGACGGGGGAATATCTGCTGTGGAGCGATACGTTGGCGAGCCTCACGCGCCTTTGCGCCGGCCTTGCGATCGCCACCGTGACGAGCTGCGTTATCGGCCTCACAGTCGGGCTGTTGCCCTATCTGCGCGTCCTGCTGACGCCGTTCATTGCGGTGTTGTCGATGATTCCGCCTTTGGCGATCTTGCCCATTCTGTTCATCATGTTCGGACTGGGCGAGGCCTCAAAAATCGTGTTGATCGTGATCGGCATTGCCCCCTTCATGACGCGTGATCTGGCGTTGCGGGTCAGCGAGCTTCCGGCCGAGCAGCTAATCAAGGCTCAGACTCTCGGCGCGACGACCTGGCAGATTCTGACGCGCGTCGTCGCGCCGCAAATGATGCCGCGGCTCATTGACTCGGTGCGTTTGTCGCTCGGGGCGGCGTGGCTCTATCTCATCGCCGCGGAGGCGATCGCCTCCGAAAGCGGCCTTGGCTTTCGCATCTTTCTGATGCGGCGCTATCTCGCAATGGATGTGATCCTGCCTTACGTCGCCTGGATCACCTTTCTCGCTTTCCTGTTCGACTTTATCCTCAGGCGGTTGCAGGGCGGCCTCTATCCCTGGTTCGCGGGGGCGCGCGCAAAATGA
- a CDS encoding ABC transporter ATP-binding protein translates to MTTISLQNVWKEYEGKVVLEKLSLEIAPQSFVALVGPSGCGKTTFLRMLLSEETPTRGRILIDGAPLAPEPTVDRGVVFQRYSVFPHLTVTENVLLGKEFAQSKFLGMLYGKARRKALEEADALLAEVGLTGAASKYPAQLSGGMQQRLALAQALITRPKILLLDEPFGALDPGIKADIHVLMLRLWKETKMTVVMVTHDLSEAFRLGTRVLVFERKENSALEPDRFGATITRDIDVWPPKHAAWATPAGKKTPTH, encoded by the coding sequence ATGACGACCATCAGCCTGCAGAATGTCTGGAAGGAATATGAAGGCAAGGTCGTCCTTGAAAAGCTTTCGCTCGAGATCGCGCCGCAATCCTTCGTCGCTCTTGTCGGCCCTTCGGGATGCGGCAAGACGACGTTTTTGCGGATGCTGCTCAGTGAAGAGACGCCCACGCGCGGGCGCATCCTCATCGACGGCGCGCCGCTGGCGCCGGAGCCGACGGTCGATCGCGGCGTCGTGTTCCAGCGCTATTCTGTGTTTCCGCATCTGACGGTCACGGAGAATGTGCTGCTCGGCAAGGAGTTCGCCCAGTCGAAGTTCCTCGGAATGCTTTACGGCAAGGCAAGGCGCAAGGCGCTCGAGGAGGCTGACGCCCTGCTGGCCGAAGTCGGGCTGACGGGGGCGGCGTCAAAATATCCGGCGCAGCTTTCCGGCGGCATGCAGCAGCGGCTTGCGCTGGCGCAGGCGCTGATCACGCGTCCCAAAATCCTGCTGCTCGACGAGCCCTTCGGCGCGCTCGATCCGGGCATCAAGGCGGATATCCATGTCTTGATGCTGCGGCTGTGGAAAGAAACGAAAATGACGGTCGTCATGGTCACGCATGATCTCAGCGAGGCGTTTCGCCTTGGCACGAGGGTGCTTGTGTTCGAGCGCAAGGAAAATAGCGCGCTGGAGCCCGATCGCTTTGGCGCGACGATCACGCGCGACATCGACGTCTGGCCGCCCAAACACGCCGCCTGGGCGACGCCGGCGGGAAAGAAGACGCCCACTCACTAA
- a CDS encoding urea amidolyase associated protein UAAP1, translated as MSLLDASTPEQHRARYLELKSNAAERLHAPRERAPSALRALDDAEIIWRERIPGGWYWTRKIRRGETLRIVNVTGRAAASILIWNADDASERYNAGDTVKIQWNALLGKGDVLFSDMGRVLASIVEDSGAGHDFLVGGGAKASTDRRYGVGYRNTRDNFCLAAAKLGLSRRDIMPCLTFFAPVRTDSEGKLGWSGQEARAGDFVELRAEMNLLVALSNCPHPYDPRPDYAPGEIEAAVWRGAPADANDSCRTASEEAARGFENNAALFGA; from the coding sequence ATGAGCCTGTTGGACGCTTCAACGCCTGAACAACACCGGGCCCGTTACCTCGAACTCAAAAGCAACGCCGCCGAGCGGCTGCATGCCCCACGCGAACGCGCGCCCTCCGCGTTGCGCGCGCTTGACGACGCCGAGATCATCTGGCGCGAACGAATTCCCGGCGGCTGGTACTGGACGCGCAAAATCAGGCGCGGCGAGACGCTGCGCATCGTCAACGTGACAGGCCGCGCCGCAGCCTCAATCCTGATCTGGAACGCCGATGATGCGAGCGAACGTTACAACGCCGGCGACACTGTAAAAATCCAGTGGAACGCGCTGCTCGGCAAGGGCGACGTGCTGTTTTCCGACATGGGGCGCGTGCTCGCCTCGATTGTCGAAGATAGCGGCGCGGGCCATGATTTCCTTGTCGGCGGCGGCGCGAAGGCGTCGACCGATCGACGCTATGGCGTCGGCTACCGCAACACGCGCGACAATTTCTGTCTCGCCGCCGCCAAGCTCGGCCTGAGCCGTCGCGACATCATGCCCTGTCTCACCTTTTTCGCGCCGGTGCGCACGGACAGCGAAGGCAAGCTCGGCTGGTCAGGCCAGGAAGCGCGGGCGGGAGACTTCGTCGAGCTTCGCGCCGAAATGAACCTGCTGGTGGCTCTCTCCAATTGTCCGCATCCCTACGATCCGCGTCCCGATTATGCCCCGGGCGAAATCGAGGCGGCCGTCTGGCGCGGGGCGCCGGCGGACGCAAACGACTCCTGCCGCACGGCGAGCGAAGAAGCCGCCCGCGGATTTGAAAACAACGCCGCGCTGTTTGGCGCCTGA
- a CDS encoding urea amidolyase associated protein UAAP2, producing the protein MTIVGNDAFSVDRATAIFDEIVPARAPWSGFLKKGQVLRIIDLEGQQAVDALFYRADHFEERYSAQDTLREQGSAYIGLGSKLISNEGNLMLTVVGDSCGLHDTSAGACSCESNTVRFGHHTKYMHACRENFVLEIGKYGMGKRDLVSNINFFMNVPIEPGGELAIVDGVSAPGGYVDLKAEMDVLCLFSNCPQVNNPCNGFNPTPIRVVIYDCAEG; encoded by the coding sequence ATGACCATCGTGGGAAATGACGCCTTTTCGGTCGATCGCGCGACGGCGATCTTCGATGAAATCGTGCCCGCGCGGGCGCCGTGGTCCGGCTTTCTGAAGAAAGGCCAGGTCCTGCGCATCATTGATCTCGAAGGCCAGCAGGCCGTCGACGCGCTGTTCTATCGCGCCGACCATTTCGAGGAGCGCTACAGCGCGCAGGATACGCTGCGCGAGCAGGGCTCGGCCTATATCGGCCTCGGCTCCAAACTCATCTCGAATGAGGGCAATCTCATGCTGACGGTGGTTGGCGACAGCTGCGGTCTGCATGACACCTCGGCAGGCGCCTGCAGCTGCGAGAGCAACACCGTGCGCTTCGGTCATCACACAAAATATATGCACGCCTGTCGCGAGAATTTTGTGCTGGAAATCGGCAAATATGGCATGGGCAAGCGCGATCTGGTGAGCAACATCAATTTCTTCATGAATGTGCCGATCGAGCCAGGCGGCGAGCTCGCCATTGTCGATGGCGTCTCCGCTCCGGGTGGTTACGTCGACCTCAAGGCCGAGATGGATGTGCTGTGCCTGTTCTCGAACTGTCCCCAGGTCAACAATCCGTGCAATGGCTTCAACCCGACGCCGATCCGCGTCGTCATCTACGATTGCGCGGAAGGGTGA
- a CDS encoding 5-oxoprolinase/urea amidolyase family protein codes for MFSKVLIANRGEIVGRVVRTLRKMGVGSVAVYSDADRFSPTVLAADEQARLGPPPAAQSYLNVEAVIAACKATGAEAVHPGYGFLSENPGFAERLAAEGIKFIGPQPQHMRSFGLKHSAREVAQRANAPLLPGSGLLDSAEDALKEAERIGYPVMLKSTAGGGGIGMQLCFGPDELAARFESVRRLGANNFGDNRVYLEKFVARARHVEVQIFGDGKGGVVALGERDCSLQRRNQKVIEETPAPGLTDESRAALREAAIALGQAVNYESAGTVEFVYDADQQKFYFLEVNTRLQVEHCVTEMVFGVDLVEWMVRQAAGEFALPAQSSLQAKGAAIEARVYAEDASKDFRPSTGLLTRVKFPDDVRVDGWIETGVEVSPYYDPLLAKVIAAGATREEAIGKLSRALLASDISGIESNLSYLAAILDLPAFRSGEMITKTLSEFAFAPRTVDVLAGGTLSSIQDWPGRLGYWNVGAPPSGPMDDRHFRQANRIVGNLEGAAGLELTLRGPTLKFNVDTVIALTGARMAATLDGAPVPYDQPVAVTHGQVLTLGAVVGPGNRTYLAIRNGFEAPDYLGSKATFALGKFGGHAAGTLRTGDVLRVASVGAVAAPREQQASADLSHRWEIDVLYGPHGAPDFFTDEDIGELFATDYEVHYNSARTGVRLIGPKPRFARPDGGEAGLHPSNIHDNAYAIGAVDFTGDMPIILGPDGPSLGGFVCPVVIVKSDLWKMGQLRPGDKVRFRPAPNAAGARELGDPILRQYGEGDGAVCCRRAGDSYLLIEFGPLALDLGLRLRAHLLHEALLAAAIDGVIDLTPGIRSLQLHYDPNIISQERLLERTVELERALPPVDEVEIESRIVHLPVSWNDVEAQLAMRKYQELVRPDAPWCPSNIEFIRRINGLDSIEAVRDIIFNASYLVMGLGDVYLGAPVATPIDPRHRLVTTKYNPARTWTPENAVGIGGAYMCVYGMEGPGGYQLFGRTIQMWNSWRSTDVFERGKPWLLRFFDQIRFYPVSGEELADAREAFPHGRYPLKIEPARFSLKQHKAFLADHAEEIETAQTRQRAAFEAERRRWEEQGLSLFVEDQTSDPLEDAVLPDNAIAVEAPMPGNVWKIEAAVGDTVAIGDTLVVLESMKMEIAIPAPAAGRIAEIACQAGRPVQNGQRLVVIAMEDAR; via the coding sequence ATGTTCAGCAAGGTTCTGATCGCCAACAGAGGCGAGATCGTCGGCCGCGTCGTGCGCACCTTGCGCAAGATGGGCGTCGGCTCCGTCGCTGTTTACTCTGACGCCGATCGCTTCTCGCCAACCGTGCTTGCGGCGGACGAACAGGCAAGGCTCGGGCCCCCGCCCGCCGCGCAAAGCTATCTCAATGTCGAGGCGGTCATCGCCGCCTGCAAGGCGACAGGCGCCGAGGCGGTGCATCCGGGCTACGGGTTTTTGAGCGAGAACCCCGGCTTCGCCGAAAGGCTGGCCGCGGAAGGGATCAAATTCATAGGCCCTCAACCGCAACATATGCGCTCTTTCGGCCTCAAGCATAGCGCGCGCGAGGTGGCGCAGCGCGCCAACGCGCCGCTGCTGCCGGGGAGCGGCCTGCTCGACTCGGCCGAGGACGCGCTGAAGGAAGCCGAGCGCATCGGCTATCCGGTGATGTTGAAAAGCACCGCCGGCGGCGGCGGCATCGGCATGCAGCTTTGTTTTGGCCCGGATGAATTGGCTGCGCGATTTGAATCGGTGCGACGGCTCGGGGCGAATAATTTCGGCGACAATCGCGTCTATCTCGAAAAATTCGTTGCGCGCGCGCGGCATGTCGAGGTGCAGATTTTCGGCGACGGCAAAGGCGGCGTCGTCGCCTTGGGCGAACGCGATTGCTCGCTGCAGCGGCGCAATCAGAAAGTGATCGAGGAGACGCCCGCCCCCGGCCTGACCGACGAGAGCCGCGCCGCGCTGCGCGAGGCCGCGATCGCGTTGGGCCAGGCGGTCAATTATGAATCCGCGGGAACGGTCGAATTTGTATATGACGCGGATCAGCAAAAATTCTATTTCCTTGAAGTCAATACGAGACTGCAGGTCGAGCATTGCGTCACCGAAATGGTGTTTGGCGTCGATCTGGTTGAATGGATGGTGCGTCAGGCGGCGGGCGAATTCGCCCTTCCAGCCCAAAGCAGCCTGCAAGCCAAAGGCGCGGCGATCGAGGCGCGCGTCTATGCTGAAGATGCGTCGAAGGATTTTCGGCCGTCGACGGGCCTGCTCACGCGCGTAAAATTCCCCGATGACGTCCGCGTCGACGGCTGGATCGAAACGGGCGTCGAAGTCTCGCCCTATTATGATCCGCTGCTGGCGAAGGTGATCGCCGCCGGCGCCACCCGCGAGGAGGCGATCGGCAAACTCTCCCGCGCGCTGCTCGCCAGCGATATCTCGGGCATCGAGAGCAATCTTTCCTATCTCGCGGCGATCCTCGACCTGCCGGCGTTCCGCAGCGGCGAGATGATCACGAAGACGCTCAGCGAGTTCGCCTTTGCGCCGCGGACGGTTGACGTGCTGGCGGGCGGCACGCTGTCGAGCATTCAGGATTGGCCGGGACGGCTTGGCTATTGGAATGTCGGGGCGCCGCCATCCGGACCGATGGATGACCGGCATTTTCGTCAGGCCAACAGGATCGTCGGCAATCTCGAAGGCGCCGCCGGGCTCGAACTCACCCTGCGCGGCCCGACGCTGAAATTCAACGTCGATACGGTGATCGCCCTCACCGGCGCGCGCATGGCGGCGACGCTGGATGGCGCCCCTGTCCCCTATGATCAGCCGGTCGCCGTCACGCACGGACAGGTGTTGACTCTTGGCGCGGTCGTGGGTCCTGGCAACCGGACCTATCTCGCGATCCGCAACGGTTTTGAAGCGCCGGACTATCTTGGCTCGAAGGCGACATTTGCGCTCGGAAAATTCGGCGGCCATGCGGCGGGGACGCTTCGCACCGGCGATGTATTGCGCGTTGCGTCGGTCGGCGCCGTCGCTGCGCCGCGCGAGCAACAGGCGAGCGCGGACCTGTCGCATCGATGGGAGATCGATGTGCTCTACGGTCCGCATGGCGCGCCGGATTTCTTTACCGATGAAGACATAGGGGAGCTGTTCGCAACAGACTATGAGGTGCATTACAACAGCGCGCGCACCGGCGTGAGGCTGATCGGGCCAAAGCCCCGCTTTGCGCGTCCGGACGGCGGCGAGGCGGGCCTCCACCCCTCAAATATCCATGATAACGCTTACGCGATCGGCGCGGTGGATTTCACCGGCGACATGCCGATCATTTTGGGACCGGACGGCCCGAGTCTCGGCGGCTTCGTCTGTCCCGTGGTGATCGTCAAAAGCGACCTTTGGAAGATGGGCCAGCTGCGGCCGGGCGACAAGGTCCGCTTCCGGCCCGCGCCCAATGCGGCCGGCGCGCGGGAGCTTGGCGATCCGATCCTGCGTCAATATGGAGAAGGCGACGGCGCCGTCTGCTGCCGCCGCGCCGGCGACAGCTATCTGCTGATTGAATTTGGACCCCTCGCGCTCGATCTCGGCTTGCGCCTTCGCGCCCATCTCCTGCATGAAGCTTTGCTCGCGGCCGCGATCGACGGCGTCATCGATCTGACGCCCGGCATAAGATCGCTGCAACTCCATTATGATCCCAATATCATATCGCAGGAGAGGCTGCTGGAGCGGACGGTGGAGCTTGAACGCGCTCTTCCGCCGGTGGACGAAGTCGAGATCGAAAGCCGCATCGTGCATCTGCCGGTGTCGTGGAACGATGTTGAGGCGCAGCTCGCCATGCGCAAATATCAGGAGCTTGTGCGGCCCGACGCGCCCTGGTGCCCGTCGAATATCGAATTCATCCGCCGGATCAACGGCCTCGACAGCATCGAGGCGGTGCGCGACATTATCTTCAACGCGAGCTATCTCGTGATGGGGCTTGGCGACGTCTATCTCGGCGCGCCGGTGGCGACGCCGATCGATCCGCGCCATCGTCTCGTCACAACGAAATACAATCCAGCGCGAACCTGGACTCCCGAGAACGCAGTCGGCATCGGCGGCGCCTATATGTGCGTCTATGGCATGGAGGGTCCGGGCGGCTATCAGCTGTTTGGCCGCACCATACAGATGTGGAACAGCTGGCGCTCGACCGATGTTTTCGAGCGCGGCAAGCCGTGGCTGTTGCGTTTCTTCGATCAGATCCGCTTCTATCCCGTCAGCGGCGAGGAGCTGGCCGACGCGCGAGAGGCTTTTCCGCACGGCCGCTATCCCCTGAAAATCGAGCCGGCGAGGTTCAGCCTGAAACAACATAAGGCGTTTCTTGCCGACCATGCCGAGGAGATTGAAACGGCGCAGACGCGCCAGCGCGCAGCCTTCGAAGCGGAGCGTCGCCGCTGGGAGGAGCAGGGTCTCAGCCTCTTCGTCGAGGATCAAACGTCCGACCCGTTGGAGGACGCTGTGCTGCCCGATAACGCGATTGCGGTCGAAGCGCCGATGCCGGGAAACGTCTGGAAGATCGAGGCGGCGGTCGGCGATACGGTCGCTATCGGCGACACATTGGTTGTGCTGGAATCGATGAAAATGGAAATCGCGATTCCGGCTCCGGCGGCCGGCCGCATTGCCGAGATCGCCTGTCAGGCGGGACGCCCGGTGCAGAATGGCCAGAGACTTGTGGTGATCGCGATGGAGGACGCAAGATGA